The Mesotoga sp. UBA6090 genome contains a region encoding:
- a CDS encoding ferritin-like domain-containing protein: MSSYHEPFEQLSEKARDISRALNSLKEEIEAVDWYNQRVDVTEDAELKAVMAHNRDEEIEHACMTLEWLRRNMDGWDDELKTYLFTQAPITEVEEAGEGADNGGLNIGKM; this comes from the coding sequence ATGAGCAGTTATCATGAACCGTTTGAACAGTTAAGTGAAAAGGCGAGAGACATATCTAGAGCTCTCAACAGTTTGAAGGAAGAAATCGAGGCCGTCGACTGGTACAACCAGAGAGTGGATGTAACTGAAGATGCCGAACTGAAGGCTGTAATGGCGCATAACAGAGACGAAGAGATCGAGCATGCTTGCATGACTCTTGAATGGTTAAGGCGTAACATGGACGGCTGGGATGATGAACTGAAGACTTATCTATTCACGCAGGCGCCAATCACTGAAGTTGAAGAAGCCGGAGAAGGCGCTGATAACGGCGGATTGAACATAGGCAAGATGTAA